From one Amycolatopsis sp. FDAARGOS 1241 genomic stretch:
- the gap gene encoding type I glyceraldehyde-3-phosphate dehydrogenase, with amino-acid sequence MTVRVGINGFGRIGRDFVRRVLEQPDSPVEVVAVNDITDADTLAHLLAHDSTYGPLRVPVQVIDSAIEAGDQVLQAISEPEPANLPWGEFAVDVVLEATGHFRTRDAAAAHLAAGARKVIISAPGKGVDATIALGVNEGTYEPVGHQVISNASCTTNCLAPMVRVLHETFGVRRGFLTTIHSYTGDQALLDRPHRDLRRARSAAVNLIPTSTGAARAIGDVIPALAGRLDGVAIRVPVEDGSLTDLTVELEKDVTPDEVNRAFAQAADGYLKGIVRYTEAPLVSRDIVGDPASCVFDASLTKTDGHTAKMFGWYDNEWGYACRTVELVELVGRELARR; translated from the coding sequence ATGACCGTGCGAGTCGGCATCAACGGGTTCGGCCGGATCGGGCGTGACTTCGTGCGCCGCGTCCTCGAACAGCCGGACAGCCCGGTGGAGGTGGTGGCCGTCAACGACATCACCGACGCGGACACCCTCGCTCACCTGCTCGCGCACGACTCCACCTACGGTCCGCTGCGCGTGCCCGTGCAGGTAATCGATTCGGCTATCGAAGCCGGCGACCAGGTGCTGCAGGCGATCTCCGAACCCGAACCGGCGAACCTGCCGTGGGGCGAATTCGCGGTGGACGTCGTGCTCGAAGCAACCGGGCACTTCCGCACCCGAGACGCGGCCGCCGCGCACCTGGCGGCGGGCGCCCGGAAGGTCATCATCTCCGCGCCTGGCAAGGGCGTGGACGCGACGATCGCGCTCGGCGTCAACGAAGGCACCTACGAACCCGTCGGACACCAGGTGATCTCCAACGCCTCGTGCACGACCAACTGCCTCGCCCCCATGGTGCGCGTGCTGCACGAAACGTTCGGAGTCCGGCGCGGGTTCTTGACCACGATCCACAGTTACACCGGCGACCAGGCCCTTCTCGACCGCCCGCACAGGGACCTGCGCCGAGCTCGGTCGGCCGCGGTGAACCTGATCCCGACGAGCACCGGCGCTGCTCGCGCGATCGGCGACGTCATCCCCGCGTTGGCCGGACGGCTCGACGGCGTGGCCATTCGCGTACCGGTCGAGGACGGGTCGCTGACCGACCTCACCGTGGAACTGGAGAAGGACGTGACGCCAGACGAGGTCAACCGCGCGTTCGCGCAGGCCGCGGATGGATATCTCAAGGGAATCGTGCGCTACACCGAAGCTCCGCTGGTGTCCCGCGACATCGTGGGTGATCCGGCCTCGTGCGTGTTCGACGCGAGCCTCACCAAGACCGACGGCCACACCGCGAAAATGTTCGGCTGGTACGACAACGAATGGGGCTATGCGT